In one Neobacillus sp. WH10 genomic region, the following are encoded:
- a CDS encoding PRK06851 family protein: MAGKIKNYFAGGNTARGFHSLYESNLQGLDRLFILKGGPGTGKSSLMKKIGHEWIEQGYNVEFLHCSSDNNSIDGVLIPALKVGIVDGTAPHVIEPKAPGAVEEYINLGEAWNARALSVQKNVIQKLTNQISESFQKAYTTFKEALEIHDDWEKIYINSMDFKKADRLTNKLIDAFFGKIKLNKASDVRHRFLGAATPMGAVDFVPNLTEEIPKRYFIKGRPGSGKSTMLKKLAATAEERGVDVEIYHCGFDPHSLDMLILRELGIAIFDSTAPHEYFPSRDGDEIIDMYEILIEPGTDDLFAEIISKIAAKYKSKMTKATGYLAQAKALHDELEAIYVAAMDFSVVERIQGRIAEEIKELANVKGYGVLSTL; encoded by the coding sequence GTGGCAGGGAAAATCAAAAATTATTTTGCCGGCGGGAATACTGCGAGGGGCTTCCATAGTCTTTATGAATCCAATCTTCAAGGGTTGGACCGGTTATTTATTCTAAAGGGCGGCCCGGGAACAGGCAAATCATCACTGATGAAGAAAATTGGTCATGAGTGGATTGAACAAGGCTATAATGTCGAGTTTCTACATTGTTCATCTGATAATAATTCGATTGATGGTGTGCTGATTCCGGCGTTAAAAGTAGGGATTGTTGATGGAACGGCACCGCATGTGATTGAGCCGAAGGCACCTGGGGCGGTGGAGGAATATATCAACCTTGGCGAAGCATGGAATGCCCGCGCCTTAAGTGTTCAGAAGAATGTCATTCAAAAGCTGACCAATCAGATTAGCGAATCATTCCAAAAGGCGTATACGACATTTAAGGAAGCGTTGGAGATCCACGATGACTGGGAAAAGATTTATATTAACAGCATGGATTTTAAAAAGGCTGACCGATTGACAAACAAATTAATTGACGCCTTCTTTGGAAAAATAAAATTGAACAAGGCTTCGGATGTGCGCCATCGTTTCTTAGGGGCGGCAACGCCAATGGGGGCTGTCGATTTCGTTCCTAATTTAACAGAAGAAATACCAAAACGGTACTTCATTAAAGGTCGACCTGGTTCCGGGAAATCGACAATGTTGAAGAAACTGGCTGCGACAGCTGAGGAACGAGGTGTTGATGTTGAAATCTACCATTGCGGCTTTGATCCTCATAGTCTTGATATGTTGATTTTAAGGGAGCTTGGTATTGCGATTTTTGACAGTACGGCCCCGCATGAATATTTCCCGAGCCGTGATGGTGATGAGATTATTGATATGTATGAGATTCTGATTGAGCCCGGTACGGATGATCTGTTTGCCGAGATTATCAGTAAGATTGCCGCAAAATATAAAAGTAAAATGACCAAGGCAACTGGCTATCTCGCTCAAGCAAAAGCGCTGCATGATGAGCTCGAAGCGATTTATGTTGCCGCGATGGATTTTTCCGTGGTGGAAAGAATTCAAGGGAGAATTGCAGAGGAAATAAAGGAATTGGCAAACGTCAAAGGTTATGGAGTTTTGTCAACATTATAG
- a CDS encoding Cof-type HAD-IIB family hydrolase translates to MVKIIASDMDGTLLNSVQQISVENKEAILKAQAQGVEFVVATGRSYQEAIYVLREAGLKCPIICVNGAEVRSKEGDILSATPITKHKAREVAEKLRELDIYFEVYTNKGAFTVDPDKAISTLVDIIISANPEADRDEVAYAAGARLREGLVQIIEDYEILFADENIQIYKLFTFSFNSDKLAAASNTLMDFEGLAISTSGHENLEITANQAQKGIALESFAKSRGIDISETMAIGDNYNDVSMFERAGRSVAMGNANYEIKALCDVITDTNNEHGVAKAILEVL, encoded by the coding sequence ATGGTTAAAATTATTGCATCAGACATGGATGGAACATTATTAAATTCAGTTCAACAAATCAGCGTGGAAAATAAGGAAGCGATATTAAAGGCACAAGCACAAGGAGTAGAATTTGTCGTTGCTACGGGCAGGTCGTATCAGGAGGCAATCTACGTCTTAAGAGAGGCGGGCCTAAAGTGCCCGATTATTTGTGTAAATGGTGCAGAGGTTCGTTCGAAAGAAGGAGACATTCTTTCAGCCACCCCGATTACGAAACACAAGGCGCGAGAGGTGGCAGAAAAGCTAAGAGAACTTGATATTTATTTTGAGGTCTATACGAATAAGGGTGCCTTTACAGTCGATCCAGATAAAGCGATTTCGACGCTTGTCGATATTATCATCAGTGCCAATCCCGAGGCAGACCGAGACGAGGTAGCCTACGCTGCCGGGGCAAGATTGCGTGAGGGTTTGGTCCAAATAATCGAGGATTATGAAATTCTTTTTGCAGACGAAAACATTCAAATCTATAAGTTATTTACATTTTCATTTAATTCGGATAAACTTGCGGCCGCTAGTAACACACTCATGGACTTTGAAGGGCTCGCTATTTCCACATCAGGTCATGAAAATTTGGAAATTACTGCTAATCAGGCACAAAAGGGGATTGCGCTTGAGTCTTTTGCTAAATCAAGAGGGATCGATATTTCTGAGACGATGGCCATTGGTGATAATTACAACGATGTGTCGATGTTTGAACGTGCCGGGAGATCAGTTGCGATGGGTAATGCAAACTATGAAATAAAGGCATTATGTGATGTTATTACAGACACAAATAACGAACATGGTGTGGCGAAGGCTATTTTAGAAGTGTTATAG
- the ybaK gene encoding Cys-tRNA(Pro) deacylase, with the protein MAQAKTNAMRILDAKKFSYDMLTYDNKDGKIDGISVAEKIGKDPKEVYKTLVVQGQSKNIFVFVIPVAAELDLKKAARAAGEKNVEMLPVKDIQKWTGYIRGGCSPIGMKKEYKTFIDESCLEIDSIVVSAGKIGVQIVLKPERLKEITKAEIIDAVK; encoded by the coding sequence ATGGCACAGGCGAAAACAAATGCAATGCGCATCCTTGATGCAAAAAAGTTCAGCTACGACATGCTGACATACGACAATAAAGATGGAAAAATTGATGGAATTTCGGTAGCGGAGAAAATCGGCAAAGACCCAAAGGAAGTTTATAAAACGCTTGTTGTCCAAGGGCAGAGCAAGAATATCTTTGTCTTTGTTATTCCTGTTGCAGCCGAATTAGATTTAAAGAAGGCAGCAAGGGCGGCGGGAGAAAAGAATGTGGAAATGCTTCCGGTAAAGGATATTCAAAAATGGACAGGATATATCCGCGGCGGCTGTTCCCCTATCGGGATGAAAAAGGAATATAAGACCTTCATCGATGAAAGCTGCCTGGAGATTGATTCAATCGTTGTCAGTGCCGGAAAAATTGGCGTGCAAATCGTGCTCAAGCCTGAGCGTTTAAAGGAAATAACCAAAGCGGAAATCATCGATGCCGTTAAATGA
- a CDS encoding DNA alkylation repair protein → MTSSIALLTKLFVQNRNEAEAEPMRNYMKGNFPFLGIKSPLRKELERQFFNETRILKEPFNKELVVELWEKNEREYQYTALTYLEKSMNKLQKVDLPFMEWLITTKSWWDTVDAIAPKPVGKIAGKFPEVAAETIDGWASHDNMWLRRAAILFQLKCKQNTNEERLYHYIRQNAGSKEFFIQKAIGWALREYSKTNPASVKKFINGQLLAPLSVREGSKYLG, encoded by the coding sequence GTGACATCAAGTATAGCTTTGTTAACAAAGCTGTTTGTACAAAACCGTAATGAGGCGGAAGCTGAACCGATGAGGAATTATATGAAAGGCAACTTTCCCTTTTTAGGGATTAAGTCTCCTTTACGTAAGGAATTAGAAAGGCAATTTTTTAACGAAACGAGAATTTTAAAAGAGCCGTTTAATAAGGAATTGGTAGTAGAACTTTGGGAGAAAAATGAAAGAGAATACCAATATACAGCCTTGACCTATTTGGAAAAATCGATGAACAAGCTGCAAAAAGTTGATTTGCCATTCATGGAGTGGCTGATTACTACGAAATCATGGTGGGATACTGTTGATGCGATTGCCCCAAAACCGGTGGGAAAAATTGCCGGAAAATTTCCAGAGGTGGCTGCAGAAACGATTGATGGCTGGGCAAGTCACGATAATATGTGGCTCAGACGGGCGGCCATTCTTTTTCAATTAAAGTGTAAACAGAATACGAACGAAGAGAGGCTCTATCATTACATACGGCAAAACGCTGGTAGTAAAGAATTTTTTATCCAGAAGGCAATTGGCTGGGCGCTAAGGGAATACTCAAAGACGAATCCGGCTTCAGTGAAGAAGTTTATCAATGGTCAGCTGCTAGCACCATTAAGCGTTCGGGAAGGCAGTAAGTATCTTGGATGA